Proteins from one Oncorhynchus masou masou isolate Uvic2021 chromosome 12, UVic_Omas_1.1, whole genome shotgun sequence genomic window:
- the LOC135549798 gene encoding glycoprotein endo-alpha-1,2-mannosidase-like protein, with protein MTRLRKKAFIALFLFTLFIFGTMMGLRTLKPSDGFSDLAPGMGEFVRERGGDHRRPVSNDVVVSPGQSHLASDTKVVFTKSDREYSIFYDVQIFYYLWYGTPQMDGKYIHWDHVLVPHWDPKIAPSHAKGRHTPPEDIASSFFPELGPYSSRDPSVLESHMSQIEAAAAGVLVLSWYPPGIADNHGEPCEDLVPAVMDAAHRHSIKVAFHIQPYKGRTDLSMHDNIKYIIDKYGNHGAFYRFRLTTGRILPLFYVYDSYLTSPEAWADLLHPAGAHTLRGTPYDGVFLALVVEERHKHEILAGGFDGMYTYFASNGFSFGSSHQNWKAVKAFCDGNNLLFVPSAGPGYVDTAVRPWNNHNTRNRVNGRYYETSLQAALSVRPEIVTITSFNEWHEGTQIEKAVPRKTVSRLYLDYQPHRSNLYLELTRKWAEHFNKEKDKWLM; from the exons ATGACACGGCTGCGCAAGAAAGCTTTCATTGCACTTTTCTTATTCACTCTCTTCATCTTCGGGACCATGATGGGCCTCAGAACATTGAAACCCAGCGATGGCTTCTCAGACCTGGCCCCGGGGATGGGAGAGTTTGTGAGGGAAAGAGGAGGCGACCATCGACGGCCAGTCTCAAACGACGTGGTAGTTTCCCCTGGTCAGTCCCATCTAGCCAGCGACACCAAAGTCGTCTTCACAAAATCCGACCGTGAATACAGTATATTCTACGACGTACAAATATTCTATTACCTGTGGTATGGCACCCCACAGATGGACGGTAAATATATTCACTGGGACCATGTTCTAGTGCCGCACTGGGACCCTAAGATCGCCCCCAGCCACGCCAAAGGAAGACATACTCCTCCAGAGGACATTGCGTCGAGTTTCTTCCCGGAGCTAGGACCATACAGTTCTAGAGACCCCTCCGTGCTGGAGTCACATATGTCGCAAATTGAAGCGGCTGCAGCAG GTGTACTGGTTCTGTCCTGGTATCCACCTGGCATTGCAGACAACCATGGTGAGCCATGTGAAGACCTGGTGCCTGCTGTCATGGACGCTGCCCACAGACACAGCATCAAG GTGGCGTTCCACATCCAGCCATACAAGGGTCGGACCGACCTCAGCATGCATGATAACATCAAATACATAATTGACAA GTACGGGAACCACGGCGCCTTCTACCGCTTCAGGTTGACTACAGGGCGGATCCTTCCTCTGTTCTATGTCTACGACTCCTACCTGACCTCGCCTGAAGCCTGGGCCGACCTGCTCCACCCCGCCGGCGCCCACACCCTCCGCGGCACGCCCTACGATGGTGTCTTCCTCGCCCTGGTCGTAGAGGAACGCCACAAACACGAAATCCTGGCCGGTGGCTTCGACGGCATGTATACATACTTCGCCTCCAACGGCTTCTCCTTCGGCTCCTCTCACCAGAACTGGAAGGCAGTTAAGGCCTTCTGTGATGGTAACAACCTGCTGTTTGTGCCCAGCGCCGGGCCAGGATACGTCGACACCGCAGTGAGGCCATGGAACAACCACAATACGAGGAACAGGGTCAACGGACGCTATTACGAGACTAGCCTGCAGGCGGCGTTGTCTGTGCGGCCGGAGATTGTGACCATCACGTCATTCAACGAGTGGCATGAGGGGACACAGATTGAGAAGGCGGTGCCTAGGAAGACGGTGTCGCGGCTGTATCTCGACTATCAGCCCCACCGGTCAAATCTGTACCTGGAACTCACCAGGAAGTGGGCCGAACACTTCAACAAGGAGAAAGACAAGTGGCTCATGTAG